ATCGTGTTCATCGGCGGCATCACCATCCCCTCGCAGTAGTGGAACCACTGCAGGTAGTGCGGGAACTCGGGCTGATCCACGGCGGGCTTGAGCTTCCCGGGCGCGTGGCGGGCCAGGATGTACTCGACGATGGCGCCGGACTCGTAGATCTGCACTTCGTCGTCATCGAGCACGGGTACGCGGCCCAGCGGGTGACGCGCCCGGTGCTCGTCGGACTTCAGGTCCTTCGGGTGGAAGTCCATCCGGTTCAGCTCGAACGGAAGGTCCAGCTCCTTCAGCAGCCAGTAGATGCGGCTCGCGCGCGAGTTCGGTGCGAAATGAAGTGTCAGCAAGGTTCTCTCCTAGTTTGCTCCGCCCCGTACGAGGCGGCCGGGCCGCGCGCCGGTATCGGCGTCGTCGATCCGCGTCCTCGTCCCGGCAACGAAGGTGGCCGTGTATCCCTTGGCCGACTGCAGCACCCGGCTGCCACCGGCCGGCAGGTCGTGATGAACCTCCAGGCCGCCCAGTTGCAGGTTGTCGAGGTCGATCAGGTTCAGGTCGGCGCGCTTGCCGATCTCAAGACTGCCGCGGTCGTGCAGTCCGTAGAGGTTCGCGTTGTTGAGCGTGTGCTTGTGAACCATGAACTCGAGCGACAGCCGCTCCCCCCGGGAGCGGTCGCGCACCCAGTGAATCAGGGAGTACGTCGGCGCCACCGCGTCAAAGATCAGGTTCACGTGCGCACCCGCGTCCGACAGACCGGCGACCGTATGCGGGTGTGTGAGCATCGTGTGGATGACGTCGTGGTTTCCGCTCATGTAGTTCGAACCGAGCACGATCGCGAAGTTCTTTCCTCCGCCGTCGACCAGGAAGTCGTAGATGTACTCCGGAACGTCTTTTCCGGCGGCCGCCGCCTTCGTCATGAACATCCCCGAAGGCTCCGGCTCGTAGTCGATCGGTAGGGAGATGGGGAACATGAATGGGGCGGTGCGACCGAGCAGCTGGTGCACATTCGCCATGGCGCCGGGCTGATCGACCGGGACGTCCGCGTCCTGCAGAATCGCGGCCTTCACCTCGGGCTTCTTCATCTCCGCGACGCGCTCGGCGAGCGGCAGGTCCGCGAGCTTCAGGTACGTCTCGCGGCGCTGGAACATGTGGTAGGTCTGCAGCCCCGTAACGAAGCCGATCGGACGGCAGGCCACCTGGGGCCGCAGGTCCGAGCCCTTCGCGTTCTCCTCGGTGACCCCGTCCAGGAACGCCTGCCACGTGTCCGGATAGTCGGGGATCTGCACCGTCGTGAATGTAACCGGCCGGCCACACTCGCG
This genomic window from Candidatus Binatia bacterium contains:
- a CDS encoding glutathione S-transferase; this encodes MLTLHFAPNSRASRIYWLLKELDLPFELNRMDFHPKDLKSDEHRARHPLGRVPVLDDDEVQIYESGAIVEYILARHAPGKLKPAVDQPEFPHYLQWFHYCEGMVMPPMNT
- a CDS encoding amidohydrolase family protein, whose translation is MLDTVIKGAKIVDGTGAPGESGDLGIRDGKIVARGKVDEAARETVDADGLIATPGWVDLHTHYDGQVTWDEQMDPSASQGVTTVVMGNCGVGFAPVERGGERILIELMEGVEDIPGTALYEGMPWGEWESFPDYLDYLETRRWTLDVGAQLPHGPLRSYVMGQRGRDNEAPTADDLTRMRDLVEESMRAGALGFSTSRTIGHRSMSGEPVPGTFAAEDELLALAEGMKRAGSGVFELIPASTVGELKEIGGERYTLLEEFELIKRVGRECGRPVTFTTVQIPDYPDTWQAFLDGVTEENAKGSDLRPQVACRPIGFVTGLQTYHMFQRRETYLKLADLPLAERVAEMKKPEVKAAILQDADVPVDQPGAMANVHQLLGRTAPFMFPISLPIDYEPEPSGMFMTKAAAAGKDVPEYIYDFLVDGGGKNFAIVLGSNYMSGNHDVIHTMLTHPHTVAGLSDAGAHVNLIFDAVAPTYSLIHWVRDRSRGERLSLEFMVHKHTLNNANLYGLHDRGSLEIGKRADLNLIDLDNLQLGGLEVHHDLPAGGSRVLQSAKGYTATFVAGTRTRIDDADTGARPGRLVRGGAN